The following coding sequences lie in one Listeria ivanovii subsp. londoniensis genomic window:
- the rpoD gene encoding RNA polymerase sigma factor RpoD, giving the protein MSDKTPNTKPVAELNVEQVKEALIEEGKKKGILTYAKIAARLAPFTLDSDQMDEYLEHVGEAGIEVSDDADDEDPDETELVKEETESFDLTDMSVPPGVKINDPVRMYLKEIGRVDLLTADEEIALAKRIEAGDIEAKGRLAEANLRLVVSIAKRYVGRGMLFLDLIQEGNMGLMKAVEKFDFNKGFKFSTYATWWIRQAITRAIADQARTIRIPVHMVETINKLIRVQRSLLQDLGRDPSPEEIGEEMDLPTEKVREILKIAQEPVSLETPIGEEDDSHLGDFIEDQDATSPSDHAAYELLKEQLEDVLDTLTDREENVLRLRFGLDDGRTRTLEEVGRVFGVTRERIRQIEAKALRKLRHPSRSKQLKDFLE; this is encoded by the coding sequence ATGAGTGATAAAACACCAAACACAAAACCAGTTGCTGAACTAAATGTTGAGCAAGTAAAAGAAGCCCTAATAGAAGAAGGTAAGAAAAAGGGGATTTTAACTTACGCCAAAATTGCTGCCAGATTAGCTCCATTTACATTAGATTCCGATCAAATGGATGAGTATTTAGAACACGTTGGCGAAGCAGGAATTGAAGTTTCTGATGATGCTGATGATGAAGATCCAGATGAAACAGAACTTGTCAAAGAGGAAACAGAATCCTTTGACTTAACAGATATGAGTGTACCACCAGGCGTGAAAATTAATGATCCCGTTCGCATGTATTTAAAAGAAATTGGTCGAGTAGATTTGTTAACCGCTGATGAAGAAATTGCTTTAGCGAAACGAATTGAAGCTGGCGATATTGAAGCAAAAGGTCGCCTTGCAGAAGCCAACTTGCGTCTAGTAGTAAGTATTGCCAAACGTTATGTTGGTCGTGGGATGTTATTCCTTGATTTAATCCAAGAAGGTAACATGGGATTAATGAAAGCCGTTGAAAAATTCGACTTTAACAAAGGATTTAAATTTAGTACGTATGCAACTTGGTGGATTCGTCAAGCAATCACTCGTGCTATTGCGGACCAAGCTAGAACTATTCGTATCCCCGTGCATATGGTAGAAACAATTAACAAACTAATCCGTGTTCAACGCTCGTTACTACAAGATTTAGGGCGCGATCCTTCCCCAGAAGAAATTGGAGAAGAAATGGATTTACCAACAGAAAAAGTTCGGGAAATCTTGAAAATCGCTCAAGAACCTGTTTCACTTGAAACGCCAATTGGAGAAGAAGATGATTCGCACCTGGGAGATTTCATTGAAGACCAAGATGCAACTTCACCTTCTGACCATGCGGCATATGAGTTATTAAAAGAACAATTAGAAGATGTACTCGATACACTAACAGATCGCGAAGAAAATGTCCTTCGTCTACGTTTTGGTTTAGATGATGGACGGACACGCACTTTAGAAGAAGTTGGTCGTGTATTTGGTGTCACTCGTGAAAGAATTCGACAAATCGAAGCAAAAGCATTACGTAAATTACGTCACCCAAGCCGTAGCAAACAATTAAAAGACTTCCTGGAATAA
- the glyQ gene encoding glycine--tRNA ligase subunit alpha: MNLQTMIRTLQDYWSEQGCIMLQSYDVEKGAGTMSPYTFLKAIGPEPWKAGYVEPSRRPADGRYGENPNRLFQHHQFQVVMKPSPDNIQELYLGSLEKLGINPLEHDIRFVEDNWENPSLGCAGLGWEVWLDGMEITQFTYFQQVGGLECFPVTSEITYGVERLASYIQDKENVFDLEWTEGISYQDIFFQAEFENSKYAFETSNTDMLLTLFDTYEREAARQMQAGLVFPAYDYVLKCSHTFNLLDARGVVSVTERAQYIGRIRNLARHIAKTFYESREKLGFPLVKEEGGKRHE, translated from the coding sequence ATGAATTTGCAAACAATGATTAGAACACTGCAAGATTATTGGTCTGAACAAGGTTGTATTATGTTGCAATCGTATGATGTGGAAAAAGGTGCTGGAACAATGAGTCCTTATACATTTTTAAAAGCCATTGGACCAGAACCATGGAAAGCAGGATATGTGGAGCCTTCTCGTCGTCCGGCAGATGGTCGTTATGGTGAAAATCCAAACCGTTTATTCCAACACCATCAATTCCAAGTGGTGATGAAGCCCTCTCCTGATAATATTCAAGAACTTTACCTTGGTTCTTTAGAAAAACTTGGAATTAACCCACTAGAACACGATATTCGTTTTGTAGAAGATAACTGGGAAAACCCTTCACTTGGTTGTGCTGGACTTGGATGGGAAGTATGGTTGGATGGGATGGAAATAACTCAGTTCACTTATTTCCAACAAGTAGGTGGCTTAGAATGTTTCCCAGTTACCTCTGAAATCACTTATGGCGTGGAGCGTTTAGCCAGTTATATTCAAGATAAAGAAAATGTGTTTGATTTAGAATGGACAGAAGGTATTAGTTACCAAGATATCTTTTTCCAAGCCGAATTTGAAAACTCTAAATATGCTTTTGAAACATCCAACACAGATATGTTATTAACCTTATTTGATACGTATGAAAGGGAAGCAGCTCGACAAATGCAAGCAGGACTTGTTTTCCCAGCTTATGATTATGTTTTAAAATGTTCTCATACATTTAATTTGCTTGACGCACGTGGTGTTGTTTCTGTTACAGAACGAGCGCAATATATCGGCCGAATTAGAAACTTAGCAAGACATATCGCAAAAACATTTTATGAATCACGCGAAAAACTTGGCTTCCCATTAGTCAAAGAAGAGGGAGGAAAACGTCATGAGTAA
- the dnaG gene encoding DNA primase: MARIPEEVIDQVRNQADIVDIIGNYVQLKKQGRNYAGLCPFHGEKTPSFSVSPEKQIFHCFGCGKGGNVFSFLMEHDGLTFVEAVKKVADMSHLDVAIELPEERDTAHLPKETSETAKMVEMHQLTAKLYHYILMETEEGTAALTYLKERGMSEQMMANFQIGFAPNHHATVTSFLEKRGMDLQLAGTAGLLSERDDGQMVDRFRNRIIFPITNDRGQIIAFSGRLFDRDDGPKYLNSPETPLFNKRRTLFHFSEARQAIRKQEEITLMEGFMDVISAEEAGIQNAVASMGTSLTEEHADLIKRLTSRAIICYDGDRAGIEAAYKAGTLLVERNRLDVFVLQLPAGKDPDDFIRSSGADKFKEIYKQQRMTWTAFKIHYLRRERNLQNETDQIGYIDDCLREIAKLDQAVERELYLKQLADEFELTIETLKQQLQQSIKTSQKSRQTASYNEPPIDDSFMGIIPQENPEILFSFEQPMQKLSAHTTAEQQLMKAMMESRDSFLLIKQLLGETEFYHDNYQALYTYLIGYFAEGNDADPNKFMDSVQDVAMKGLISSLEMVISPEEQGRLQFEDYIRSLKRFKLEQKKKELEQELAGYNRDNDKENEIRVMLEIVQLNRQLNSGQLD, encoded by the coding sequence ATGGCGCGGATTCCTGAAGAAGTAATTGATCAAGTCCGGAATCAAGCGGATATAGTCGATATTATTGGTAATTACGTTCAACTAAAAAAACAAGGTCGTAATTACGCTGGTTTATGTCCTTTTCATGGGGAAAAAACACCCTCTTTTTCTGTGTCACCAGAAAAGCAGATTTTCCATTGTTTTGGCTGTGGAAAAGGCGGAAATGTTTTTTCATTTCTCATGGAACATGATGGACTAACTTTTGTTGAAGCAGTAAAAAAAGTCGCGGATATGAGCCATTTGGATGTTGCAATTGAACTTCCTGAAGAGCGAGATACTGCTCACTTACCAAAAGAAACTTCTGAAACAGCAAAAATGGTAGAAATGCATCAACTCACCGCCAAACTCTATCATTATATTTTGATGGAAACAGAAGAAGGAACAGCCGCTCTCACTTATTTAAAAGAGCGTGGTATGTCAGAACAAATGATGGCGAATTTTCAAATTGGTTTTGCTCCAAACCATCATGCAACCGTTACTTCTTTTCTAGAAAAAAGAGGAATGGATTTACAGCTCGCAGGGACAGCGGGACTTTTGTCTGAACGTGATGATGGGCAAATGGTGGACCGGTTCCGTAATCGAATAATATTCCCTATTACGAATGACCGTGGACAAATTATTGCTTTTTCTGGACGTTTATTTGACCGTGATGATGGGCCAAAGTATTTAAATAGCCCTGAAACCCCGCTTTTCAACAAAAGACGCACATTATTTCATTTTTCAGAAGCAAGACAAGCCATTCGAAAACAAGAAGAAATTACACTTATGGAAGGCTTTATGGATGTCATTTCTGCTGAAGAAGCAGGCATTCAAAATGCGGTTGCTTCTATGGGGACAAGCCTTACAGAAGAACATGCAGACTTAATCAAACGGCTTACTAGTCGAGCAATTATTTGTTATGATGGGGACCGAGCTGGAATTGAAGCAGCTTATAAAGCTGGAACACTTTTAGTAGAACGAAATCGGTTAGATGTGTTTGTCCTCCAACTACCTGCCGGAAAAGACCCAGATGATTTTATTCGGTCAAGTGGAGCTGATAAATTTAAAGAAATATACAAGCAGCAGCGGATGACTTGGACCGCCTTTAAAATCCATTATTTGCGCAGAGAACGTAATTTACAAAATGAAACAGATCAAATTGGTTACATTGATGATTGCTTGCGCGAAATAGCCAAGCTAGATCAAGCGGTTGAACGAGAGTTATATTTAAAACAACTTGCTGATGAGTTTGAATTGACGATAGAAACCTTAAAGCAACAACTTCAGCAATCTATCAAAACAAGTCAAAAGTCGCGCCAAACTGCTAGCTATAATGAACCGCCAATAGATGATTCTTTTATGGGAATAATTCCACAAGAAAATCCGGAAATATTGTTTTCTTTTGAACAGCCGATGCAAAAACTATCCGCGCACACAACCGCGGAACAGCAACTCATGAAGGCAATGATGGAAAGTAGAGACAGCTTTCTGTTAATTAAGCAACTTCTTGGCGAAACAGAATTTTATCATGACAACTATCAAGCACTTTATACCTACTTAATTGGCTACTTTGCGGAAGGCAATGATGCTGATCCAAATAAATTTATGGATAGCGTGCAGGATGTTGCAATGAAAGGCTTAATTAGTAGCCTTGAAATGGTTATTAGCCCAGAAGAGCAAGGTCGGCTTCAATTTGAAGACTATATTAGAAGCCTCAAGCGGTTTAAGCTAGAGCAAAAAAAGAAAGAACTTGAGCAAGAGCTCGCCGGATACAACCGAGATAATGACAAAGAAAATGAAATTCGAGTGATGCTTGAAATTGTCCAACTTAACCGCCAATTAAACAGTGGTCAATTGGATTAA
- a CDS encoding DUF4352 domain-containing protein encodes MNLLLILVGFFLLTFIGLIVGIVLLIVRKEKWAGIIVSGLSLGIGFYIILGGLNLVTTSLLQSFSNPFSFTSDFGNSDSYSDDYTDNFDDDYIDVKYGQTVTMDDESTVTINKPVIYREKADYDIYSVNMKVKNSGADEITFSSEDVLLYDYADDDYGEEITEKVFSGTIKPGETKELTLFYKVYNFGPYDVEYDNYNWTE; translated from the coding sequence ATGAATCTCTTACTTATACTTGTTGGCTTCTTTTTACTTACATTCATAGGTCTCATTGTAGGAATTGTGTTACTTATCGTAAGGAAGGAAAAATGGGCCGGAATTATTGTTTCCGGACTATCACTTGGAATTGGCTTTTATATTATCCTAGGCGGTTTAAACTTAGTTACCACTAGTCTTCTACAAAGCTTTAGCAATCCATTTTCGTTTACTTCTGACTTTGGTAATTCTGATAGCTATTCCGATGATTACACGGATAACTTTGATGATGACTACATCGATGTGAAATACGGTCAGACAGTGACGATGGATGATGAAAGTACTGTGACAATCAACAAACCGGTGATCTACCGCGAAAAAGCAGATTATGATATTTATTCTGTTAATATGAAAGTGAAAAATTCGGGAGCAGATGAGATTACTTTTTCTTCCGAAGATGTGTTACTTTATGATTATGCAGATGATGATTATGGAGAAGAAATTACAGAAAAAGTGTTTTCAGGAACAATTAAACCTGGAGAAACGAAAGAATTAACGCTTTTCTATAAGGTGTATAATTTCGGACCATATGATGTGGAATATGATAACTATAACTGGACAGAATAA
- the era gene encoding GTPase Era, which yields MSEPFKSGFVAIVGRPNVGKSTLLNHIIGQKIAIMSDKAQTTRNKVQGVYTTDESQIIFIDTPGIHKPKHKLGDFMVKIALNTFQEVDLIYFVIDASTGFGRGDEFIIEKLKNVQTPVFLLINKIDLISPEELFKLIEQYRELLDFEEIIPISALQGNNVPNLLDQTNANLEIGPMYYPKDQITDHPERFIISELIREQVLQLTREEVPHSVAVVIEGIEKNPKTEKLTINATIIVERSTQKGIIIGKQGQMLKQIGMRARKEIESLLGSKVFLEIWVKVQKNWRDKEHYLHDYGFDREEY from the coding sequence ATGAGCGAACCATTTAAATCAGGATTTGTAGCTATTGTTGGGCGACCTAATGTTGGGAAATCAACTCTGTTAAATCATATTATCGGTCAAAAAATTGCGATTATGAGCGATAAAGCGCAAACTACTAGAAACAAAGTACAAGGTGTCTATACAACAGATGAATCACAAATTATCTTTATCGATACACCAGGAATACATAAACCAAAACATAAGCTAGGCGATTTTATGGTAAAAATTGCTTTAAATACTTTTCAAGAAGTGGACTTAATTTATTTTGTTATTGATGCATCTACTGGGTTTGGTCGTGGAGATGAATTTATCATTGAAAAATTGAAAAATGTCCAAACACCGGTATTTCTTTTAATAAACAAAATCGATTTAATTTCTCCTGAAGAATTATTTAAACTAATCGAACAGTACCGGGAATTACTGGATTTTGAAGAAATTATTCCGATTTCAGCACTTCAAGGTAACAATGTTCCTAATTTGTTAGACCAAACGAATGCTAACTTAGAGATTGGACCAATGTATTATCCGAAAGACCAAATTACTGATCATCCTGAACGGTTTATTATTTCCGAGTTAATTCGTGAACAAGTATTGCAATTAACAAGAGAAGAAGTTCCACATTCCGTTGCAGTTGTCATTGAAGGCATTGAAAAAAATCCTAAAACAGAAAAACTAACGATCAACGCGACGATTATTGTCGAGAGAAGTACGCAAAAAGGGATTATTATCGGTAAACAAGGGCAAATGCTAAAACAAATTGGAATGCGTGCTAGAAAAGAAATCGAAAGTTTACTTGGTTCCAAAGTATTTTTAGAAATTTGGGTAAAAGTACAGAAGAACTGGCGCGATAAAGAACATTATTTACATGATTATGGTTTCGATAGAGAAGAATATTAA
- the glyS gene encoding glycine--tRNA ligase subunit beta → MSKDFLLEIGLEEMPAQYVTSSVEQLKKRMTDWLHENQITFSEIKTFSTPRRLTVLVSNMAEEQANRVEEAKGPAKKIALDEEGNWSKAALGFARSQSINPADLTFREIKGVEYIYIKKEVIGKKTTALLPQLQKVVTSMTFPVSMHWGSNDLRYIRPIKWLIAMFGTEVIPFEITGVVTSNMSRGHRFLGKTATIMQPSDYQNALLEQFVVVDATARKEAIAGQLKELAALENWQIKEDTDLLEEVTNLVEYPTVLAGNFEEIYLELPEEILITTMKEHQRYFPVFSQDDKLLPHFVTVRNGNHENLETVARGNEKVLRARLSDADFFYQEDLKMTIDEAVAKLPNIVFHEKLGTLTEKMKRVQKVALMLADYLNWKEEDKEDIIRLTDIYKFDLVTNVVGEFPELQGLMGEKYALLQGEKPAIATAIREHYLPNSAEGELPQTDLGSLIAIADKLETLVGFFCVNIVPTGSADPFGLRRSAFGAMRIIQANGWDIPVLELISRIVDMERAEGAVELPSDDVKKEVQTFLKNRLRVVLQNHHIRHDIIDAVIGGDPNVIPQLVDRAQILNKHVESEWFRPTIEALTRVVNISKKYEEGVEVDPALFENEYEQALFDKLEELKYDYASLTIVERLKAFAGLRTTIDDYFDNTLVMSDNLELKNNRLALLFELASFIKEFAQMDEINVK, encoded by the coding sequence ATGAGTAAAGACTTTTTATTAGAAATTGGTTTAGAAGAAATGCCGGCGCAGTATGTGACAAGCTCCGTAGAACAATTGAAAAAAAGAATGACGGATTGGCTTCATGAAAATCAAATTACTTTTTCTGAAATTAAAACTTTTTCTACACCAAGACGCCTCACTGTTCTTGTTAGCAATATGGCAGAAGAACAAGCTAATCGTGTAGAAGAAGCAAAAGGCCCAGCAAAGAAAATCGCCTTGGACGAAGAGGGAAATTGGTCAAAAGCTGCATTAGGTTTTGCTAGAAGCCAAAGTATCAATCCAGCTGATTTAACTTTCCGTGAAATTAAAGGTGTGGAATACATTTATATTAAAAAAGAAGTAATTGGTAAAAAAACAACAGCCTTGCTACCACAGCTTCAAAAAGTAGTAACAAGCATGACTTTCCCAGTGAGTATGCATTGGGGTAGCAACGACTTACGCTATATTCGCCCAATTAAATGGTTAATCGCGATGTTCGGAACAGAGGTAATCCCATTTGAAATCACTGGAGTAGTGACGAGCAACATGTCTCGTGGTCATCGCTTCCTTGGGAAAACAGCTACAATCATGCAACCTAGCGACTATCAAAATGCGTTATTAGAACAATTTGTCGTGGTGGACGCAACAGCACGAAAAGAAGCGATTGCAGGACAATTGAAAGAACTAGCAGCACTAGAAAATTGGCAAATCAAAGAAGATACTGATTTACTAGAAGAAGTAACTAATTTAGTAGAGTATCCGACTGTCTTAGCAGGCAATTTTGAAGAAATATATTTAGAATTACCCGAAGAAATATTAATTACAACAATGAAAGAACATCAACGCTACTTCCCGGTTTTCAGCCAAGATGATAAATTGTTGCCACATTTTGTAACGGTTCGAAACGGCAATCATGAGAACCTAGAAACGGTTGCTCGCGGAAATGAAAAAGTTTTACGTGCTCGTTTATCCGATGCAGATTTCTTTTATCAAGAAGATTTAAAAATGACCATTGATGAGGCTGTAGCTAAACTTCCGAACATTGTGTTCCATGAAAAATTAGGAACGTTAACAGAAAAAATGAAACGTGTTCAAAAAGTTGCGTTGATGCTTGCTGACTATTTAAACTGGAAAGAAGAAGACAAAGAAGATATTATTCGTTTAACAGATATTTACAAATTTGATTTAGTGACAAATGTTGTGGGCGAATTTCCAGAATTACAAGGTTTGATGGGAGAAAAATATGCGCTATTACAAGGAGAAAAGCCAGCAATTGCAACAGCTATTCGTGAGCACTATCTGCCCAATTCCGCAGAAGGTGAATTACCACAAACGGATTTAGGTTCACTTATTGCGATTGCAGATAAATTAGAAACATTAGTTGGCTTCTTCTGTGTAAATATCGTTCCTACTGGTTCCGCTGATCCATTTGGCTTACGACGTAGCGCTTTTGGTGCAATGCGTATTATCCAGGCAAATGGTTGGGATATTCCAGTACTTGAACTTATTTCCCGTATTGTTGATATGGAAAGAGCGGAAGGTGCGGTGGAGCTTCCTAGTGACGACGTGAAAAAAGAAGTGCAGACATTCTTGAAAAATCGTTTACGGGTTGTTTTACAAAATCATCATATTCGTCACGATATTATTGATGCTGTCATCGGCGGGGATCCTAATGTTATACCGCAACTGGTCGACCGTGCACAAATTTTAAATAAACACGTAGAATCTGAATGGTTCCGTCCCACTATTGAAGCGCTAACTCGTGTTGTGAACATTTCGAAAAAATACGAAGAAGGAGTCGAAGTTGACCCAGCTTTATTCGAAAACGAATACGAACAAGCCTTGTTTGATAAATTAGAAGAACTAAAATACGATTATGCTAGTTTAACCATTGTAGAACGCTTGAAAGCATTTGCTGGACTTAGAACAACCATTGATGATTATTTCGATAATACACTGGTTATGAGTGACAATCTCGAACTAAAAAACAATCGCCTAGCTTTACTTTTTGAATTAGCAAGTTTTATTAAAGAATTTGCTCAAATGGATGAAATTAATGTAAAATAA
- the recO gene encoding DNA repair protein RecO, which produces MEKCEGIVIRQTSYRESDKIVRMYTREFGKIGVVARGAKKTKSRLAAVTQLFTSGYFTFFGGNGLGTLQQGEVIENFSSIQQDIFMTAYATYVCELLDKATEERQPNPYLYELTFQILRDIDEGYDPQILTQIFEMKMLPVLGLYPTMDKCAICGETTGHFDFSTRSNGIICHRCYDKDRYRMHLPENVVKLLRLFFIFQLDRLGNIDVKPETKEWLQKAIDTYYDEYSGLYLKSRKFLRDMDKWENMLKKESDD; this is translated from the coding sequence ATGGAAAAATGCGAGGGAATCGTTATACGCCAAACTAGTTACCGAGAATCAGATAAAATTGTTCGTATGTATACGCGTGAATTCGGAAAAATTGGTGTGGTGGCTCGAGGTGCGAAAAAGACGAAAAGCAGACTAGCGGCAGTAACCCAATTATTTACAAGTGGTTACTTTACTTTTTTTGGCGGGAACGGACTAGGAACACTGCAACAAGGAGAGGTTATTGAAAATTTCTCTTCTATTCAACAAGATATTTTTATGACGGCGTATGCAACCTATGTATGCGAATTACTTGATAAGGCTACTGAAGAACGACAACCTAATCCGTATTTATATGAATTAACTTTTCAAATTTTGCGGGATATTGATGAAGGGTATGATCCCCAAATTTTGACACAAATTTTTGAAATGAAAATGCTACCAGTACTAGGACTTTACCCAACGATGGATAAATGTGCTATTTGCGGAGAAACAACTGGCCATTTTGACTTTTCTACACGGAGTAACGGGATTATCTGTCATCGCTGTTATGACAAAGACCGCTACCGCATGCACTTACCAGAAAATGTTGTGAAATTACTTCGATTATTTTTCATCTTCCAATTAGATAGATTAGGAAACATCGATGTAAAACCAGAAACAAAAGAATGGTTACAAAAAGCGATTGATACGTATTACGATGAGTATTCTGGCCTATATCTAAAAAGTCGCAAATTTTTACGTGATATGGATAAATGGGAAAACATGTTAAAAAAAGAAAGTGACGATTGA
- a CDS encoding pyruvate, water dikinase regulatory protein: MTQPAVYVVSDSTGETAELVTRAALSQFGQTPKFIHRFHHVDSSHMIEEIVDLVAVNNGIIVHTIVLESVREELNQTAQAFGVPIIDLFGPLLNQLEETYKIKPLSEPGRVRSMDEAYFNKVAAIEFAVENDDGRNPRGILQADYVLIGISRTSKTPLSQYLALKGLKIVNIPIVPEAQIPDELFEIDPKKIIGLKISKQKLTKIRQERLISIGLPGAGTYASNQRIDEELAIFNKLASKLNCFVLDVTNKAIEETANEILIHIGEIVDENLEL; this comes from the coding sequence ATGACACAACCAGCCGTATACGTGGTTTCCGATTCAACAGGAGAAACGGCCGAACTGGTGACAAGAGCTGCACTTAGTCAATTTGGCCAAACACCCAAGTTCATTCATCGCTTTCACCATGTCGACTCTTCTCATATGATTGAAGAAATTGTTGATTTGGTAGCTGTAAATAATGGCATTATCGTGCATACAATTGTTTTAGAAAGTGTTCGAGAAGAGCTAAACCAGACAGCTCAAGCATTTGGGGTGCCAATTATTGACTTGTTTGGTCCACTTTTGAATCAGTTAGAGGAAACTTACAAGATTAAACCACTTTCAGAACCTGGTCGCGTTCGTTCAATGGATGAAGCGTACTTTAATAAGGTTGCAGCAATAGAATTTGCCGTAGAAAATGATGATGGTCGTAATCCTCGAGGCATTTTACAAGCAGATTATGTATTAATTGGAATTTCTAGAACATCGAAAACACCTTTATCTCAATATTTAGCGCTGAAAGGGTTGAAAATTGTTAATATACCTATCGTCCCTGAAGCACAAATTCCAGATGAGTTATTCGAAATTGATCCTAAAAAAATTATCGGATTAAAAATTAGCAAACAAAAATTAACTAAGATTAGGCAAGAAAGATTAATCTCCATTGGGTTGCCTGGAGCGGGTACTTACGCGAGTAATCAACGCATTGATGAAGAGCTAGCCATATTTAACAAACTTGCAAGTAAACTAAATTGCTTTGTACTGGATGTGACGAATAAAGCTATTGAAGAAACTGCCAATGAGATTTTGATCCACATCGGTGAAATTGTTGACGAAAATTTAGAATTATAA
- a CDS encoding tRNA (adenine(22)-N(1))-methyltransferase, with protein MNEEQLSKRLEKVASYITSNERIADIGSDHAYLPCFVINNKTASFAVAGEVVDGPFKSAQKQVRASGLAAQIDVRKGNGLKVITEEDAIDTIVIAGMGGTLIRTILEEGTAKLANVSKLILQPNIAAFQLREWSEKNNWTITAESILREDNKIYEIIVLKPSREPVNWTEQEIFFGPCLLKEQNAIFKSKWRHEANTWQNIIQTISTNQPISNENQAKIRELEHKIALVEDVLK; from the coding sequence GTGAACGAAGAGCAACTTTCTAAGCGGCTAGAAAAAGTCGCTTCATACATAACGAGTAATGAACGCATTGCCGATATTGGTAGTGACCATGCTTATTTACCATGTTTTGTTATTAACAATAAAACAGCCTCATTCGCAGTAGCTGGAGAAGTAGTAGATGGCCCCTTTAAATCCGCTCAAAAACAAGTACGTGCTTCAGGCCTTGCCGCGCAAATTGATGTCCGAAAAGGAAATGGTTTAAAAGTAATTACAGAGGAGGATGCGATTGATACGATTGTTATTGCTGGAATGGGTGGCACTTTAATTAGAACTATTTTAGAAGAAGGCACAGCCAAACTTGCTAATGTAAGCAAACTCATTCTCCAACCAAACATCGCGGCATTCCAACTAAGGGAATGGTCTGAAAAAAATAACTGGACAATTACTGCAGAATCGATTTTGCGAGAAGACAACAAAATCTATGAAATTATCGTACTCAAACCTTCTAGAGAACCAGTGAACTGGACGGAGCAAGAAATCTTTTTCGGCCCGTGTCTATTGAAAGAACAAAATGCAATATTCAAAAGTAAATGGCGTCATGAAGCAAATACTTGGCAAAATATTATCCAAACAATTTCAACTAATCAACCAATATCAAATGAAAATCAAGCGAAAATCCGTGAATTAGAACATAAAATTGCATTAGTAGAGGATGTGCTAAAATGA
- a CDS encoding YaiI/YqxD family protein, with protein MPKILVDADACPVKAEIKQVAEKFQLDVIFVASFNHYSLNTKGEHWIFVDTGKESADMRMMNLAKKGDIIVTQDIGLASILLAKGTYVFSNRGELYREEEMSLMLDIRYRHAKDRQQGKYSKGPKAMNDQDRLLFKDQMTTFLQNK; from the coding sequence GTGCCAAAGATTTTGGTCGATGCCGACGCCTGTCCAGTGAAAGCGGAAATAAAACAAGTTGCTGAAAAATTTCAGTTAGATGTTATTTTTGTGGCCTCTTTTAACCATTATTCTCTTAATACAAAAGGAGAGCATTGGATTTTTGTGGATACTGGAAAAGAATCAGCGGATATGCGAATGATGAACTTAGCAAAAAAAGGCGATATTATCGTAACTCAAGATATTGGCCTTGCTAGCATCTTACTTGCAAAAGGCACGTATGTTTTTTCTAATCGCGGAGAACTTTATCGAGAAGAAGAAATGTCATTAATGTTAGATATTCGCTATAGGCATGCCAAAGATAGGCAACAAGGCAAATATAGTAAAGGTCCAAAAGCAATGAATGATCAAGATAGATTGCTTTTCAAAGACCAGATGACAACATTTTTGCAAAATAAGTAA
- a CDS encoding cytidine deaminase: protein MKESNFISLAKQAREFAYVPYSEFPVGAALVTTDDEVILGCNIENASFGLTNCAERTAIFKAVSEGKRDFKQLVVVADTEGPVSPCGACRQVISEFCAPDMPVILTNLTGKTATVTVRDLLPGAFTSEDML from the coding sequence ATGAAAGAAAGTAATTTTATCTCACTCGCTAAACAAGCTAGAGAATTTGCTTATGTTCCTTACTCCGAATTTCCGGTTGGGGCTGCCCTCGTTACGACAGATGATGAAGTCATACTCGGATGTAACATCGAAAATGCGTCTTTTGGTTTAACCAATTGTGCCGAACGAACAGCTATTTTTAAAGCAGTATCAGAAGGAAAACGCGATTTTAAGCAATTGGTTGTTGTGGCTGACACGGAAGGGCCTGTCTCCCCGTGTGGAGCTTGTAGACAGGTCATTAGTGAATTTTGTGCACCAGATATGCCAGTAATTTTAACAAACTTAACAGGAAAAACAGCGACGGTAACGGTGAGAGATCTTTTACCAGGCGCATTCACATCGGAGGATATGTTATGA